The window GAAAACCGAAACACCGCGTTGGTTGCCGTGACGTCAAAGGACGGCGAGTTGGAACAGGTGCCGTTCCAACGGGCGGGATCCGACGGATCCTGATAGGCGGCGTAGAACTCATTGCCCGCATACCAGCCACCGACACTGTACGTGTAGGCACCCTGCCACCAACCGTCGCAGAATGTCCCCGGTACCGTGCGGTTCTGTCCGCCGTTCACCGTCACCAACGGGTCGGCCGAGACCTCGGGTGTCGGAGTAAATGCGGCCTTGCTCAGCCCGTTGCCGTAGACCTTGACCGGGACCTCGATCGGGCTGTCCGACGCGAAGACCGGCGTGGTCGCCAGCAACAAGGCGAGAGCCAGAACTGCAATGAAGAGTTTTTTGTGCATTTAATAAGTCCTCCTGAGTCAGAACTCAGATGTGAAGCTTCGTCAGGTTTCCCGTCGCCCGCCGTCCCCGTCCCATGTCGCCCCCACCTCGGGGCGCCATGTTCCGGTTATCGGCCATTCCGGCTGTCTGTCGAGTCGCTCTCGGCGACGGTGACCTTTACCAAGACTTCCGCAAACTCCCGGACCAAACCGTCGATCACCCACGATGTGACCAATCTGAAGTTGGGTCCGATACGCCTGCTCGTGAATTCGTTGGTACTGCGACTTCACTCAGTCGCGGCGATGGATGACGGCCAAATCGACACGGGTAGGAGGAAATAAAACATCCCGCTCGGTTTACCGCCCTTTCCTCGCGAAAGGGAGCACCGTTCGGATGGGATTGTATTTCGAAGAGTCACCTGCGGTTCGTGACGCCGCCGGCTTCAAACGCTCGACCCCAAGATACCCATCCCGCCCGACCTGTCAACCGATTTAGTGATTTTCTGAACAAAATTCGCCAAGCGACGACTGTGCGTAACCGACCAGATACCAGAGTATTCTTATCGTCATTACAAGCCCTAAATCAACCCGTTTTGGTGGTATTTTGCCTGAATCTTGTGACGAGTAGAACGAATGTCATCAATTTCACTCCGCATTAGCACTGCCATGACTTCCCGGTTGCATTCGGTTCGACTACAGGAGTATTCTCGCCGATGGGGGGGGCAGTCTGATGCACGGATGCATCCACGTCTGCCCATCTTCGCCGGCCTCCTGGTCCTCTTCCTGGCCACCGTCTCCGCCGCCCAGACCGTTCCTGACACCCAGTTCTGCGGCACTGGCCCGATCAACAGTCGTTTCAGCGTCTCGGAGACTGTCGACAGCGCTCGTGTGGCAATACGCCTCCCCGATGCCCTCGCCGGCACCCTGATAACCTCCATCCGCGCCTACTACCTCCAAGGCCAGCCCGACACCACCAGCGCGGCAACTTGGGCGGCTCACGCCGCTTTCGCTTGGGCATTGCACACTGGCAACGTGGATCAACCTGGCCCGGTCGCCGACATTCCGACTGCGGTCTCTCTTTCCGCAAACCCCAATCTGCGTATCGGCGGCTGGGTGGAATCCCCGGTCAATTGGCAGATCCACTCCGGACCAACCTATTGGCTGGTAGGGTATTGGCAGCAGAATGCCGCGTTTGTGCGCCTGGGCGCCAACCAGTACAATCCTGACCTGACAACGATGATCGGCTACGCCGATGGCGGCAGCGATGTCTGGATCGGCCACGCGGTCGGCTTGATGGTTGAAATCCACTATCTGCGCCCCGATCAGGGGCCGCCGAGCGGCATCTTCGATGATCCCGCCTCCGAGCCGGCGGGGGAGAGGGCTGTGGCCAGTGCCCGTCTCGAAGGCCCCCAACTGGTCGTATCCCTCGCCGACGCCTCAGCGCCCTACACGTTCTCCGTGGTTAACATCCTCGGCCAGACACTCGTCTCTGGCAGCGGTGCCGCTCCGACGGGAGAAATCCGACTTCCATGGAGCATCCACCGCCCCTCCAGCGTATACTACTGCCGGATCGTCGCCGGAGGAGTGGTCACTACCATCCCGCTGGTGCACTTGAAGTAACGCTTGAGGATCTGTTACGGGAGGACTGAATGCTTCGTTCCAAGTTGTTGCTGTCGTGTGTCTTAATGCTCGTGTTCGCGGTCGCTGCCTCCGCCCAGCCCAAGCTCAAGATTGCCGAGGAGAACTTCGATTTCGGCTACACCCCCGAGGGGTTGCCGGTCATGCACAAGTACTGGGCGCACAATGTCGGCACCGACACGCTCAAGATCATCCGAGTACGTCCCAGCTGCGGTTGCACCAGTGTGCCCCTGACGAAAAACCGCCTGGCCCCGGGCGACTCGGTCAGTCTGGCCCTCAAATTCGACACCCGGCGGTTCAAGGGGAAGCTCTCCAAGACCGCCACGGTCGAAACGAACGATACCCTGACCACCGCCAACAAGCTCAAGTTCACCGCCGAGGTCGGGATGTTCGAAGGGATCATGATCGCCAATCCGGCGATGGTTTACCTCGACACCCTGGGAAAGTCCGAGCAGGTGGTGATGATCAAGAACACCAGCGTGGCGCCCTACAAGATCAGCATCGCCTCGCCGCTTGAAGATTTCATGCACTTCGAATTGTCCACCACCGAGTTAGAGGGCAAGGGGGAGGCGGCAATCCTCATCCGCGCCACCCCGCAAACCCCGATCGGCGAGTACAATGCCTCCGTGACCCTTCATTTCGAAGGTCCGCAACCCCAAAACCTGACCATACCGGTTTATGGCGTAGGTTACTTGCCTTAAAGCATCGCGCTATGTTCATTGGCTCGGCCCTCCGGCGCAACCACCGGAGCCGCCGAGGCAATGTCTTTTAATTTCAAATACTTACCCGATGTGGCCCTCGCTGATGTCGCCTTCGAGGTCGAGGCGGACACATGGCAGGACCTGCTGGCCGGCGCGGCGGTCGCCACCACCGGGGTCATGGTCGATCTGAGCACCGTGATGCCCAGTCGGACACGCCATGTCGACTTGGTCGCCGATTCGCTGGAGTCGCTCGTGTATGACTGGCTGAGCGAGCTGGTCTATCTCAAAGACACCGAAGGACTTTTCGGACGCGACTTCAGCTTCGATGGCGGCGAGGCCCATGGCTGGCAAGTTACTGCGCACATCGTCGGCGAAACCATCGATCGCAAACGGCATCTGCTGGGACAAGATGTTAAGGCGGTGACCCTGCACCTGTTTGAAGCAGGAATTCAGAATGGCCGCTATCATGCCCGTGTGGTCCTGGATATATGACAACAGCTTCCGCCCATTACCTCCGTGAAATGGCACGTCCGGTCCGTCCCGGTGTCTGGGAAATCCCGCCTGAAGCCAAACCCGGGATGCTGGTTCCGGCACGGATCCTGGCCTCATCGACGCTCTTCCAGACTATGGACGACGGCGTCTTCAATCAACTGACCAACGTTGCCTGCCTTCCCGGTATCCGCAAGTATGCCATCTGCATGCCCGATGGCCACTGGGGATATGGCTTCCCGATCGGCGGGGTGGCGGCCTTCGACCCGGACCAAGGAGTGATCTCGCCCGGAGGCATCGGCTTTGACATCAACTGCGGCATGCGTCTTCTGCGCACCAACCTCACCGAATCCGAGGTCCGTCCCCGTCTGGCGGCGCTGATGGACGAGTTGTACTCGCGTGTGCCCTGTGGAGTAGGCTGTAAAGGCGTTTTAAGGCTTTCTGAGCGCGAATATCGGGACGTGATGATATCCGGTGGGGGTTGGGTCGTAAAACGCGGCTACGGCCGTTCTGACGATTTGGAGCACACCGAGGAACGTGGCGCCATCCCCGGCGCCAACCCCGACAAAGTCTCCGATCGGGCGGTCAAGCGGGGTCTCGACCAGCTGGGCACCCTCGGCTCCGGCAATCACTACCTCGAAGTCCAAGTGGTTAAACAGGAAAACGTCTATGACTGGGGGGTGGCCCGCGCCTTCG is drawn from bacterium and contains these coding sequences:
- a CDS encoding DUF1573 domain-containing protein, whose product is MLRSKLLLSCVLMLVFAVAASAQPKLKIAEENFDFGYTPEGLPVMHKYWAHNVGTDTLKIIRVRPSCGCTSVPLTKNRLAPGDSVSLALKFDTRRFKGKLSKTATVETNDTLTTANKLKFTAEVGMFEGIMIANPAMVYLDTLGKSEQVVMIKNTSVAPYKISIASPLEDFMHFELSTTELEGKGEAAILIRATPQTPIGEYNASVTLHFEGPQPQNLTIPVYGVGYLP
- a CDS encoding archease, with translation MSFNFKYLPDVALADVAFEVEADTWQDLLAGAAVATTGVMVDLSTVMPSRTRHVDLVADSLESLVYDWLSELVYLKDTEGLFGRDFSFDGGEAHGWQVTAHIVGETIDRKRHLLGQDVKAVTLHLFEAGIQNGRYHARVVLDI